In the genome of Bremerella sp. JC817, one region contains:
- a CDS encoding DUF58 domain-containing protein, translating to MTNTQPSASRWAWLTNDYTPWANKHVYWLKTPIGILLALAAVALAMGIFVTPQGYVLLLTILAVVGLGVVWPWVGLKGVSCELKFRTRRCCEGEKADVIVEIVNRWPVPVWGLSIENGFFLEDAASDAAVALARIPGWSRCEFVWRFRPLQRGVYPQAPPKIVTEFPFGLWKAKRPVRVQQELTVWPKTYRLSNFPLPQGNHRNNTSSSDQRTGHEGERNGVRPFRQGDSLRTIHWSLTARHGRFIVSERQGSAQTRARIRVDLDHHSHQGFGPDGTFEWAIRIAASIATELVQQHNVVVLDFGTHEEQLTGAQASIHRTMDRLARLTPTQEPATMRRTGNGCDWLVSVVTDLSPSEKHTRRTIVLRSDGFRAAPESSERQPVLASVKPWISVEDHDNAPRQLLSQWATKGREAWCGS from the coding sequence ATGACTAATACGCAACCGTCTGCCAGCCGTTGGGCATGGCTGACCAATGACTATACGCCATGGGCTAACAAACACGTCTATTGGCTGAAGACGCCTATCGGGATCTTGCTCGCACTTGCTGCGGTGGCACTCGCCATGGGAATCTTCGTAACACCGCAAGGATACGTCCTATTACTGACGATTCTGGCCGTTGTTGGGCTCGGCGTGGTGTGGCCATGGGTGGGGCTAAAAGGCGTTTCGTGCGAACTGAAGTTCCGCACGCGTCGTTGCTGCGAAGGTGAAAAGGCAGATGTCATTGTCGAAATTGTCAATCGATGGCCTGTCCCAGTGTGGGGACTCTCGATTGAAAACGGTTTCTTCCTTGAGGACGCGGCGAGCGATGCCGCAGTGGCTTTGGCTCGCATTCCTGGTTGGTCGCGATGCGAGTTTGTCTGGCGATTTCGACCACTCCAGCGTGGCGTCTACCCGCAAGCTCCACCAAAGATAGTTACTGAATTCCCGTTTGGGCTATGGAAAGCGAAGCGACCGGTGAGGGTTCAGCAAGAGCTGACGGTATGGCCCAAGACGTACCGCCTGTCGAACTTTCCACTACCACAAGGAAACCATCGCAACAATACGTCCTCCAGCGATCAGCGGACCGGTCACGAAGGAGAACGCAATGGCGTCCGGCCGTTTCGACAAGGAGATTCGCTACGCACAATTCATTGGTCGCTGACAGCAAGACATGGGCGGTTCATCGTTTCTGAGCGTCAAGGTTCCGCGCAAACTCGGGCACGTATCCGTGTCGATCTTGATCACCATTCACATCAAGGGTTCGGACCAGATGGCACCTTCGAGTGGGCGATCCGCATTGCGGCGAGTATCGCGACCGAACTCGTTCAACAGCACAACGTCGTGGTGCTGGACTTCGGGACACACGAAGAGCAACTCACCGGCGCTCAAGCCAGCATTCATCGGACCATGGATCGCTTGGCTCGACTAACACCGACCCAAGAGCCGGCCACCATGCGACGGACTGGCAATGGGTGCGATTGGTTGGTTTCCGTTGTTACCGACCTCAGCCCATCCGAGAAGCACACCAGACGGACAATCGTGCTTCGAAGCGATGGTTTTCGTGCAGCGCCCGAGTCTTCTGAGAGGCAGCCCGTATTGGCATCGGTGAAACCTTGGATTTCTGTAGAAGACCATGACAACGCGCCTCGCCAGTTGCTTTCGCAGTGGGCCACGAAAGGCCGGGAGGCTTGGTGTGGAAGCTGA
- a CDS encoding cupin domain-containing protein, producing MNLVELAERIRSLRIDQRLTLEEVASRTGLTRSWLSKVENFRVTPSLPALAEIAKALGVTTSKLVEGLDEKPSLTMVRKNERKVVERDQSDANTSIYESLAHRRKSRSMDPFLITIPPGVAREEALPHLGEEFLLVQNGNVDFEYDGDLYKLQAGDSLYFDASVPHRLLNTYKRPAVVLCIFQSPQA from the coding sequence ATGAACTTGGTCGAACTGGCAGAACGAATCCGCTCTCTCCGCATTGACCAGCGTCTAACGCTGGAAGAAGTCGCTTCGCGCACCGGTCTGACCCGGAGTTGGCTGTCCAAGGTCGAGAACTTTCGGGTGACTCCCTCGCTCCCGGCATTGGCGGAAATCGCGAAGGCACTCGGAGTTACGACTTCCAAGCTGGTCGAAGGCCTGGACGAGAAGCCATCGCTGACCATGGTTCGGAAGAACGAGCGGAAAGTGGTCGAGCGTGACCAGTCCGATGCGAACACCTCGATCTACGAGTCGCTCGCCCATCGGCGGAAATCGCGTTCGATGGATCCCTTTCTGATCACCATTCCCCCTGGGGTCGCTCGCGAAGAAGCTCTGCCTCACCTGGGCGAGGAGTTCTTGCTCGTCCAAAACGGCAACGTCGACTTCGAGTACGACGGCGATCTCTACAAGCTTCAAGCAGGCGACAGTCTCTATTTCGATGCCAGCGTGCCGCATCGGCTGTTGAACACCTACAAGCGACCGGCGGTCGTTCTCTGCATCTTCCAGTCGCCACAAGCCTAG